Below is a genomic region from Elstera cyanobacteriorum.
GAAGCAGGTTCGCCATCAACAAAGCCTACAACATGCGTTGCCGTGTGATCGTTGCCATCAAACTCTTCAAAGTAAGGGCACTTCTGTTCACCGCAAAAAACAGCCGAACGGATCATATAGGCCATATCCCGCTCTTCTGCGGTTGAGGCAACTTTTACCATGATTTGATTAGTCATAGATTCCTCCGTTACAAGGAAAATACATATGTATTCGCAGGCCCAATGTACTGGTTCGTTGCATATCATCGTAACGGAGATTTCCAGATAGGGTCATGCATTGTTGCATACCCTCTCGATCTTCGGCATAGTACCGCCATATGAGGGAGAAACCCTATGGAAATCACAACTGTAAAGAATTTGGATGCGGATCTTGTTCCGTCAATTGGTGAAATTGATTGGAACGACCTGCGCTATTTCCTTGAAGTTGCACGCAGTGGCAGCTTTTCCCGCGCGGCGCAATCCCTGCATACGCATCAGAGCACGGTTAGCCGCCGGATGCAGATTCTGGAAGATCGGCTGCGCACTTTGCTGGTCAGCCGCACCGCTCAGGGCATCGTTCTAACGCGAGAAGGCGAGGCCCTTATGCAAAAAGCCGCACAGGTCGAAACGATTATGTTCGATCTGAAGCGGCAAGTTGCAGGGGGAAATGCCCGTATTTCTGGCACCGTCCGCATTGGTTCGACGGATGGTTTTGGTGTTTACTGGATTACGCCGCGCTTGCCGGACCTGTTGCGCGGTCATCCGGGACTGACGGTGGAGGTTCTTTGCTCCGAAGATCTGCCCCGTCTCGACCGGCTGGAAGCCGATATCATCCTGCGCCTGGGCGAGCCGCAGGATGAAGCGCGCAGCCGCACCATCACCCTTGGGATTATGCCGTTCCGGCTTTACGCCTCGCAAAAATATCTTACCCAGTTCGGCGTCCCGAAAACCTGGGACGATCTTATCAACCACCACCGCATCGTCGTCCATGATTTCTATCCAACCGACGGCCAATGGGAAACCTGGGCGGCGATGGCGAAAGACCCGCGCCTCGTCGCCTATCGCACCAATTCGTCGGCGGCCTTGGCGGAAGCAACGATCAACAGCGTCGGCATTGCGCTGATGTCGGGCTATGCGCACCAGCACACCCCCAGCCTAGTGCCGCTGCCCGATCCGCCGGGCTGGCAGCAACCGAGCCTTCCCGTCGTTCTGGTTTATCACGAGGATCTAAAACGCTCGAAACGCGTCGAAGTTGTCATCGAGTACCTGCGCGCCGCCTTCCGAAAATGGGCGGAGGCGACGCGCGCCGAACCGGAACTGTCTTAATCCACTAACCCCGCTACCGCCGCCCGGTCATAGCCCTGGCTAGCGGCGAGAAGCTGGCGCGTATAGGGCTGACGGGCCGTGCCGGAGCGGATCAACGCCATCTCCGCCACCTCCACGATCTCGCCGTGGCGCATCACCGCCACCGTGTCGCACATATTGCTGAGCACGGCCAGATTATGGGTCACCAGCAGATAGGTCAGCCCGCGCTCGGCGCGTAGCCGCCGCAGCAGGTTGAGGATTTCCGCCTGCACCGACACATCGAGCGCGCTGGTCGGCTC
It encodes:
- a CDS encoding LysR family transcriptional regulator gives rise to the protein MEITTVKNLDADLVPSIGEIDWNDLRYFLEVARSGSFSRAAQSLHTHQSTVSRRMQILEDRLRTLLVSRTAQGIVLTREGEALMQKAAQVETIMFDLKRQVAGGNARISGTVRIGSTDGFGVYWITPRLPDLLRGHPGLTVEVLCSEDLPRLDRLEADIILRLGEPQDEARSRTITLGIMPFRLYASQKYLTQFGVPKTWDDLINHHRIVVHDFYPTDGQWETWAAMAKDPRLVAYRTNSSAALAEATINSVGIALMSGYAHQHTPSLVPLPDPPGWQQPSLPVVLVYHEDLKRSKRVEVVIEYLRAAFRKWAEATRAEPELS